DNA sequence from the Fimbriimonadaceae bacterium genome:
ACGTTCATGTCTTGATGCTTGATGAGCCGACGCGCGGCATTGACGTGGGGGCCAAGCGAGAGATTTACGACATTCTTTACACCCTTGCCAAGCAGGGTGTTGCGGTGTTGTTTGTATCCAGCGAGCTGCCCGAAGTCCTTGGAATCAGCGACCGCATCTTAGTGATGCGGCAAGGCCGAATCGTGGGAGAGGTTTCGCGAGCGGATGCTACAGAAGAGACGGTTCTCAAGCTCGCGATGCCCGTTGCTGAAGGGGTCGTTGCTTGAGGTGGGGGACGGTCGCGAGGCTTTGGAACTCTTCGGGGATGGCGGCGGTGTTTGTCGTCCTTGTTGTTATCTGCGCTCTCAGCGTCCACAACTTCGCATCGTTTCGCAACATTCAAGGCATGCTGATGGCGGTCTCGACCGTCGGGATCATCTCCTGCACGATGCTCTTTTGCCTTGCCGGGGGTGACTTTGACCTCTCCATCGGTTCAACCGCAGCCTTTGGCGGAGTGCTGGCGGCTTACTTCCTTGCTCAAGGACGCCCGCTTTGGTTCGCTTTGTTGATCCCGTTGCTCTTTGGCGCTTTGATTGGGATCGTCAACGGCTTTGTGATCGCCAAGGTTGGGATCAATGCGCTCATCACAACCCTTGCCACGATGCAGATCGTGCGCGGGGCGGGGATGCTGGTCAGCAACGGCAGTTCGATCGGTGTGTCCGACGAGTCGTTTATGAAGCTTGGTCAAACGAGCATCGGGCCAGCTGGCTATCAGGTGGGTTCGCCGGTTTTGATCATGGTGGCCTGCTTTATCGTTTTTGGGGTGTTGCTCAGCCGCACGACCTTCGGGAGAAACATCCTGGCGGTTGGGGGCAATGCGGAGGCAGCTCGGCTTGCGGGCATCAGCGTTGTGCGGACCAAGATCATCGTCTTTATGCTCCAAGGCATCATGGCTGCGTTTGCGGGAATTGTTGTTGCTTCAAATGTGACCAGCGGGCAGCCCAATTCGGGAATCGGTCTTGAGCTTCAGGTGATCTCGGCATGTGTTTTGGGCGGGGTGTCTCTTTCAGGCGGTGTAGGTTCGATGTTTGGAGTCATCGTGGGCGTTCTGATTTTGGGAGTCGTCGATAACGCGATGAGCCTTAGGAACGTGGATGAGTTTTGGAAGTTGGTGGCGAGCGGAGGGATTCTGCTGGCGGCGGTGATGTTCGACCGTTTGAAATCGCGCAATAGGAATACGGGATAAGATGGACTTGAGGATGAAGATGAAACAGACGCTACTGTTGGCCTTTGGGCTGTTATTGATCGTGGGTTGCAATTCGGCAAAGAGTGAACCCAAGGCAATGGTTGAGGTTCAGGCCTTTAAGGGTGGCTACGATATCGACTTTTATGCGCAAGCTGCCGAGGAGTGGGCCAAGGAGAATCCTGACACGACGGCAACCGTCGATGGCAGTCCTGAGGTATGGAACAAGCTTCGTCCTCGGCTGAA
Encoded proteins:
- the araH gene encoding L-arabinose ABC transporter permease AraH; translation: MAAVFVVLVVICALSVHNFASFRNIQGMLMAVSTVGIISCTMLFCLAGGDFDLSIGSTAAFGGVLAAYFLAQGRPLWFALLIPLLFGALIGIVNGFVIAKVGINALITTLATMQIVRGAGMLVSNGSSIGVSDESFMKLGQTSIGPAGYQVGSPVLIMVACFIVFGVLLSRTTFGRNILAVGGNAEAARLAGISVVRTKIIVFMLQGIMAAFAGIVVASNVTSGQPNSGIGLELQVISACVLGGVSLSGGVGSMFGVIVGVLILGVVDNAMSLRNVDEFWKLVASGGILLAAVMFDRLKSRNRNTG